The Acomys russatus chromosome 3, mAcoRus1.1, whole genome shotgun sequence genome has a window encoding:
- the LOC127187119 gene encoding disks large homolog 5-like, which produces MPGSTGKASSQASTITEQEQHRKKLEKLTIQMHSMTCERDELCGILARYTDKDLNNRLNFELAILNMEHQKVMLALQKLPKELREAWDKYKELAQETESCCRLLIEWTKLKHAVKSLRRENRKLQREQVLLQKSWEETKRLCEEAHEKICGPWAKQQQDQDGLEKRPQDPTKQKELVTQQKDLAEKMQHQLGVSEMSSEIRQYGPEEASAQDESSLQLLLQEH; this is translated from the exons ATGCCTG GGTCTACTGGGAAGGCATCATCCCAAGCCTCCACCATCACCGAGCAGGAGCAGCACAGGAAGAAGTTGGAGAAACTGACCATACAGATGCACAGCATGACTTGTGAGAGAGACGAGCTGTGTGGGATCCTGGCCCGTTACACTGACAAGGATTTGAACAACAG GCTGAATTTTGAACTGGCAATACTGAATATGGAACATCAGAAAGTGATGCTGGCCCTGCAGAAATTACCGAAGGAGTTAAGAGAGGCCTGGGACAAGTATAAGGAGCTGGCGCAGGAGACCGAATCCTGCTG TCGGCTCCTGATTGAGTGGACCAAGCTGAAGCATGCTGTAAAATCtttgaggagagagaacagaaaactTCAGAGGGAGCAGGTTCTGCTGCAAAAGTCCTGGGAGGAGACAAAGAGGCTCTGTGAGGAGGCCCATGAGAAGATCTGCGGCCCCTGGGCAAAGCAGCAGCAG GACCAGGACGGATTGGAGAAAAGACCACAGGACCCAACGAAGCAAAAAGAACTGGTCACCCAGCAAAAGGACTTGGCAGAAAAGATGCAGCATCAACTTGGTGTCTCTGAGATGAG CTCTGAAATACGTCAGTATGGGCCAGAAGAGGCCTCAGCCCAGGACGAGAGctccctgcagctgctgctgcaggaacACTGA